The Xiphophorus couchianus chromosome 22, X_couchianus-1.0, whole genome shotgun sequence genome includes the window ATGACTGAGACAGCTTTTATCTCTGATGTCTAcacattcaaaagaaaattcttaCAACCATAAGCATAACCGAACACACATGGCATTAATACCAAAAACTATCAAAAtgattgtatttgaaaatggaaaGCAACACTGCCTACactgctgctgctaaaataaaatataataattttggTCTTTGATATTTGTGGATTACTTTGATACATGTGCACACTTGCAGTCACTCTTTAAAATCAGTTACCTGTTTCATCCCAATCAGTTTCTTTCTGAATTGGAAATTGGAAAAATCAAGACTTAAATTGTACATCGGTTACAGCGCCGCATTGTTTCTTATATCGAATATAAAACTGACATGATCTTCAAATGAAGAGCTTTTATTGTACTCCATAAACTGACCAAAGGGAGGGGATGCAGGAAGTGGGTGGTATACAGATATTGATTAATAGTGAGCCAAGAATTAAGCTTTGAGGTGCCTctcaaagaatttaaaattgaCTTCTAAGCAATAAACACCAACttgaaaatgaatatttatttttgcaagaaGCTGAATAAATCTTGTTCCAgactgtcaaaaacaaaaagctgtctCACtgtaaatctatttttttactattttaaattaagaaCAAAACATCTGgcatttcaaacatgttttcattaacatttGAGTAGCGGCACGTTTGGTATTACGCTTTGACATAATAttaaatttctaaaaatgaatGTCACATTCAGCTGCAGAAAGTATTTAATAGCATATATTTTCAACTTGGggtagctttttatttaatgaaaaaaaaaaagtaacaattgtttgttttagtagAGCAGCATAATGAATGAGGTTCAGGTTTGTGAATTTCTCACAttataaaaaagtttattctttTCTACTCCCCTTTGGCTAAATGTGTAATTGGAAACACATTAGGTTCTGATCTATTGCAAACAGGGAATGATCTGCTCTTTAAGCAAGCCGCTTTCTGTTATGCAGTCAGCAGTTCACACGTTGCAAATCGAGGTCTCAGAAATCACCCCTTAGCCAGCCTGACTGCAGAACTGTGAGTGCATCCGTCAAGTTATGGGTATAGTTAAATAGATGCAAGAGTGTGTTagagttttgcatttttttctgctgtacatttgacattttattggtTGCATTATGTTGTTCTGTTGATTTGTATGGTAAATGAGagtaaagtaataaaattgGTCAAATACTGTTTCTAAACACGTCTTATAAATTGATGTAGTGCAGTTTCTTTCCTAATAGTTGCAAACATGAACCCAAGAACACCATTGATTTTAAAGTTCATATTTCAGTTTACCGTCTagaataaaagtataaaactgaaatgttctaTTAATTAAATGACATGTCCAATTAGATGACTTTTCTTGTCATGTTGTTGTAACAAATTATTTGTTACAACATGAGGTCTTGAACTCAAAGAAGTGTTGCCTTCTGTAATAACTGAGACAAGTGTAATATTTTAACTCATTTCTCCTCCAGGAACAGCATTTTCCCCCATCAGATTCAACTAAATAAGATTTAGAAAGTGGGTGTCTTGTCCCTCATCAAACCACAGCTTTTGTGCTAAAGTGGAATTAGTTCATACTCCCACTTGGTCGTGTAGCTGCATGTTTTGAGTTTGAGCATTTGAAACCTGTCTTTCCAACAAAAATCTCTCAATGGCTTGTCCAGATGcgcatttgtgtgttttctgctttaaGTCTCCCAATTTGAAGTGAGTTAACGGCACATCAAATGAGCTACAAGTTAAACCTCAACAGCTGCAGACGGAAATGTGTATTGTGTTGCTGGTACTCACTTGGTGATGGCGTTCCTCAGATAATTCTTCAGCCACCGCATCTCTGGGTTCAAACACACCTCCTTGTTTGACTTCAGCTTGGCACtgattggaaaaagaaagatcttttttgttgtttttttaaaagcaaaaagtaaaatagttaTGCAAATCAAATCAGCATCAGCAGTGGGTATTTTATCAAACAGACTAAATTAACCAGTATTTTATCAAACAGACTAAATTAACCAGTATTTTATCAAACAGACTAAATTAACATGGTCTGGTTAGCTTGACCCAGGCAAATAAAAGGCTTTTTGCAGAAATTCCTGTGACCTGAGATAGTGTTAATAAATTAGGTTTGCTTATGCAGATTAAAGAAATTTGATTGAAATATCTCAtgcaaagtaaagaaaattgcCAAGATGAAggacacatttctttttaagcaaACTGGGTGATATTTAGGGGCTCACTTGCTCTTTATGTGGATTTATAAGACCTGCCaataatttttaatacagatgCACCAACACATTAGCACATCAGTAACATGTTGACTGGAATCAGTCAACTTACAGCTTGGCCCTTCCTGACTAGTTAGAATCTCATAAATCCAATTTTTTGGGATCAATGAACCATACCGGGTCATGCTAACAGGAACACACTTCACTTTTCTTGTTACGACTACTATTACCAATGTAAGATGACTCAATGTCAGCTAATGTCGATATCAGTAAGgtttttaaagtcaattcaAAGCACAGAGATGTAAGAAGCTTATCATCTTGAACTACTGTATTTGTATTATCTACATGTCAAGACTTGTCTGTATTTTATGTAGGCAGCAAAAGACCAAGACAGAGCAAGTATTACAGGAGATAACAATAAAGATGAATTGAGAAGAACAAAGGTGTTTTCTCTTGTGGAATGTGCTGGATTAAGACAATTTGGTAGCTTTTTGGAAACCTTTGGAAGCCTTAATGTAAGGATTTGCATTTCATCACAAAATAATCCTAATCACGCTTATTGCTAATTTAAGATAGAAACAACAGCTTAAAATATCAAGTGATGTTTAAGAAAAAGACACACTTTACAGCAAGTGATAAGCCACATTTTGGGTATCaatcacaaagaaaacatggtCAAACCCTCCTGCAAGTATAAATAATCAATGATGCCTCAAGAAAAGAAAGCTGGAACATTTTGGGGGGATGATTTTAGATTGAATCATCTAAAACTGATATTGGTAGTTTTGTCTGTACAAAACCAGAAATTACAAGCTACCTAAAAAACTGCTGTGTTTCTAGTATTTTCCTCTCAAATGATCTATGAAGGTCTTACTTGTTTAACAGATCATTTTGTGCTTTCAGTGCAATTTGCAGTTGTAAATAAATGGCCTACAAAAACTGTAAGAATTAACAAACCCCCCTTATTAATGTTTTCCTGCTAAAAGCCAACCTGCATATATTTCTGTCTAAATTTTCACCCCCAAACCTACTCTAAAGGATCACTTCCTGTGGATGCCTCAGTGAGCCAGTTGTACAAACGTTTCACTTTTTCTGAGTGTATGTGTGAGCGAGTGACAgaggggagtgtgtgtgtgtacatatgCATGCGCAACTCCTTTCTCTGGCCTGTCACTTCTCCGAGATTGATGGTGAGAAATACCCGAAGACAAGACAAACTGACTGAGTTTTCATAGTGGAGTAAGAAAACTATTTGCCTTTGAActcaacattaataataataataataagaagaaaaaaaataaaccacttACATCACTTGGAAGGGGCAGTTAGGAGTATGGAGGAATCTGAGCTCTCGGATAAAACTTTTCGGGAGGCTGTTAATGGTTGCACGGCAGTAGCATCGTTCCACCAGGCTGATGGGCTTTGCTGTGAAAGCAAAGGGGGACATAAGTCAGATGAGACAGAATTTAGAGGAAAGGATCTTTACAGCAAGTGATAAAAGATTAAACCATTGATTGTATCAGGAAACTTTAGATTATAAATGTCCTGTTGaaatgaagaaagaagaaaaacatttactagACCAATAGATAGCCTGAAGGTTATTCaggacaaaaaaaggaaaatcactCTTTGATGGCCTAACAAGCTGAAGCAAGAGTGAAGCATTCTAATCGATGTCAGGCATCGTTCTGTTTAGATTTGAACTTCATTTTTACAGCTCATTACTTTTCCTCCTACGCGGTCACGAAATCTGCGTGATGACCACCTctgaaaaacattcagtcttCTCCATCACTGATCCATGTTTTGATTTCACGCAGAGGAAGCATCAAGATGCAAAAATGCAGAGGTCTTTGCGTAGTCTTGCACTGTGTGGTCTCTCTTGTGATAAAAGGGCATTCCGTTACAGCGTTAGGTTTCCTGTTTACGCGTAAACGTTCATGGCTGATCTacgtgaaaaaataaatacagcacGTTTCCTCAAATTTCCTTCATTTGGATggaaaattttaataataaaattatgtgaACTCCGCGCAGATGCGGTTGATGGAATTAAAAAGTACATGCTTTAATGACCTTTTGTCTGTATGCAAAGATTTGTTCAAACTAGCCACATTTCACGCCGCGGCGCAGCAAATGGTTGAATGTGTCACAACAGATTAAATCCtatgcaaattattttttacacctGATCTAAGGGGTGCTACCAGGATAACAATAGAGTATCAGTCAACATACGGGATGACCGGTGACGCCGCGCTGGCTAGCGCTCGTACGTTTCACTTGTGcgtaattaaagaaaaacaaagaggacaTGAGCTGATAAGATGTTGCTCAGTGACCAAACTGGGATTTGGCTTTCTCCTGCTGCCGCAGCCACATGTGT containing:
- the cxcl12a gene encoding chemokine (C-X-C motif) ligand 12a (stromal cell-derived factor 1), translated to MDMKLLAVVAALTVVIYSPPSEAKPISLVERCYCRATINSLPKSFIRELRFLHTPNCPFQVIAKLKSNKEVCLNPEMRWLKNYLRNAITKMKKFKQPN